aaccatgcaaacttttttggCACCACAGCCACATAATTGAATCGGAATCGAGAATCGTTTGGAACCAGAATCAAGCTATTTGAATAAGATGCTTTTCTTGTCATAATGCTctttcttttattgtttttttttcgtttttttttttactgaatgcTAACACTAAAGATGCCTACGTATTCCAGCCATGCCCGAGTTGAGCACAGGCGTTGACATCATTGAAGCAGATGTGTCCAGCAAAGAATCTCTGTCCATCATGTGCCAACAGGGTCTGGTTATTCTCAACTGTGTGGGTCCGGTAAGTATTGAATGCTGCTGTTATCGAGgaaggaataataataataaaaaaaaaaaaaaacacgttgaaATTGGTATTGAGTTACTGGTGGACTATGTTGTCTGTGTCATTGTTTTAGTACAGGTTTTATGGAGAGCCGGTGGTCGCAGCATGTGTGGAAAACGGAGCTCACTACATTGACATATGTGGAGAACCTCAGGTAATGGGACATTTCTGTGTCTAGTTATATGAATGTTGAGAGTCAAGCACTCGTACTAATGctgccgtgttaaaaaaaaaaacaaaaaaacaattggcaGTTCCTGGAGCGCATGCAGCTGGACTACCACGCTAAGGCACTGGAGAGAGGAGTGTATGTAATTGGCAGCTGCGGCTTTGATTCCATACCAGCAGATCTGGGAATTCTCTATACTCAGAGCAACTTTAAAGGTTAGACTTATTATTGTGACTGCTTTGATACAGCGGCCCCTCAGAAGTCACATAAgtgcaaaaagaaataatccaagTAATTTATTCAATGTTAGGGTTATTTTTTATAGCAAGATTGATGTGTGTGGACCCTCAAAAGTCTTCTAAATGCAAAAAGAAGTAATACAAGTAGCTCTAGGCAAGAGTGGCTTTTGTGATTGTATCTTATACTGCATCTAGAATTTATACTTAGCGACTTTTCTGACCCATCTACTGTCTATTGACATCATAGTGCTTTGTAGCTGAGGCATGAACTGGTCCAGTTTGGTGGGCTCAGTATAGCATCTCTGCTTTTCACATATGATGTGgttttttgaaataatttgtaCTCTCATGATTTTAGGGACACTGACAGCTGTGGAAAGCTTCCTAACAATAAGCAGTGGCCCTGAGGTAATCTATGTCAAATTATCCTTACTATTTAAGTTTATAAATTCTGTTTGTTGATGTATTTGCAGAATTGGCATGTTTTGATGAAATACCTTTTCTTAGCTTTATAAGCAATGTACATGACAATAGTGTCCTGTACATGACAATACATTTGCCCATGAATGATTATTTGAGAAGAAATGTTGGCCAATTTGAAAAAATCTGGTCACCAGTGTTACAAGTATTGTTAACTTTCGCAGGGCTCATGCGGTCATGATGCAACTTGGCAGTCGGCCGTGTACGGCTTTGCAGATAGTAGCGCTCTTCACAAGCTGAGGAGGAAGTTTGGCCACAAGCCGCTACCTGTGGTGGGAACCAAAGTCCGCCCGAGGTAAGGTAATCGCTCTCTGGAAATTGTCCTTATTTCCGGTAATTATAGCTTAAGTGGAATGTAATGCTCAGCCGTGCTGAATCCAAATGGAGGATTTATTTCCCCCAAGAGCAGGAGAGATTgatttttcctctcttcttttCAAAATTAACTAACATACTGACCTAACATTTCCAACAGTTacagaaaaagtatttttaatttattttagtgGACTACCGTATTTAATCACATCCCTTTGTAATGAGAATATCATTACTACTGTTCTCAACATGGTCTATATTTGGTAGTAGTTGAATTATTAGACAGCATATTTGTTGGCCGATCAAGGGATGATAGTAATTAGTGAGTCAAATGCCACACTTTTACTGCCACTGTACCATTGcagttgatgaatgaatggatttgtGTTCATTGTCTGTCCGTTTATGTTTTTCcagaggttttgttttttttagcaaggaGATTGTGCAGTATGCCATCCCTTTCATGGGTTCCGACCCCTCTGTAGTCAAGAGAACACAACGTTTCCTTTACCAGGAGGAATGTCGCTCACCAGTAAGTAGTCCTGTCAGTTTAAATCCACCGAATGGAATGCCAGTTATTTTTCGTTGCTGTaacttaaaaatatttgaatcccatttttttgtgtgtatgactcacttttgttgctatTATAAAATTAGTGTATATTGAACCATGAGGGACAGAAATGGACTATCACGTGCTGATCTCTGACAGTGTAAGCCCTGCACTGTAGTCTCTCCACTACACACTGTGGAATATATTGATAAGACTTTTGATTCAGGAGTAGAATTAGAGTAAGTATTTGTATTCATAAATGGTGGACTGTCATAAATGGTGGACTGTTTTGAATCTATCATTTGGACATGATATCCCTTTTCTGAGACCATTATCCAAATGTTCTTTTCACCCCAATGTTCCTCAGATTGTGAATATTTCTTATATCATTTATTATGCTTACTAAGCCAGAAGGGTGAAAAGTGCACTTACCATATCCTTCCAATCAATATTTTGGCGTGccttaataaataaattgaattctGTCACCAggaattaacattttaataagTGAGGTGTTCTGCTTCCTTATAATTAGATATGCCTGAAGAATAATATGATATCCATTCTGCAAGACGAATCTTAGCCACATGTGTATAAACCAGGAATCCTCACTCATGACCTGAATAAGATGTCCTGCATTGCAGTTTGCGAGTcaacatttgcattttgtgaCTTAAAGAACACATTGAAAAGCCACACTGCAAATCAGTTTCCGCGCCGAGATGGTCGGGAAGACAGAAGCATGCAGGGGTGTATGTGACTCAACGTTCTTTTGTCACCGAAGTGCGGTGATGGAAGTCAAGCTATTCATTTTAGGAGTGGGAAGATGGTAGTTGCAAGATATGCCAAATTGAGAAGAGAACAAAAGGACTGTGGAACCATGTAACAGTGAAATTGAAGGGGGCACCCATTCAGGTCAGATTAGCCACACCTCCATcccccacaacaacaacaacaacaaaaatctgtcTCAATCTTAAAAAAATTATCTCTCTGTGGGTGTACTCTTAAGGACCGCCCTTAGGTCTGATTGCCTCTATGAGTGGTTTTGAGTAGCAAGCTACCCCACTTTACCAATAGTTAGCGTTGCCTTTCTCCACAAGGTGGCTCTCACTCTGTCCATGAATCATCCGCAACGCCCGCTAGCAGCGCTACAGAGACAGCTCAGAATTGattagcaaagaaaaaaaaaacaaattgtgctGTGCTCACCACTTCACCAGATGGGACCTGCATATCATTGGCAGTACTACAATCCCTCCCATTCTGTTAACCCAATAATCCCCCCCCActtcccccccccactctccTCCTATGACAGGTCCAGTATTTTGCATATGTTGGGGTAGGTGGTCTCTGGTCAGTTGCCAAGCTTTTTTGTGGTGGACTGCTCTTCTGGATCATGGTCAAATTCAGCATAGGCAGGAAACTCCTCACCACGGTATGGACATCATTGCTTTGTTACCTTGTTATAACCAATTAGATTTCACAAATTTTCCATTGTCAACATTTgcaaagcctttattgtcattactgTATATGACTTTGCATAACAACGAGATAGCGAACACTACTCCACAGGGTGCTAGAACCAATATAAATGAATAGAAAACATGAGGTGGCacgatggctcagctggaaaagaggtggcctcacagttctgaggtcctgcctgtgtggagtttgcatgttctccccatgcctgtgcaagttttctcctggcactccggattcctcccacattccaaaagcatagagcattaaatggacactctaaattgcctctttgtgtgattgtgactgcagctgtttgtctcaatgtgccctgcgattgactggcaaccagttcagggtgtacccccccctcctgcccgttgacagctgggataggctccagcactccccgcgaccctcgtgaggataagcggcaaagaaaatggatggatggacattatatATGAGGTAAAATGACtcagataaaatatttacaatgaaggCACAGTTTTtgccaaaaaaatctaaaaaaaaaaaaaaaaagagtcaaagTCAAAGCTGAGTCATAAACTGCCTTGTATCGTGTTGTGTTCCTGTGACGTCACACTATTTACCCATCGCTATCTCGCTTGCCAACGCTGGTTAGTGGTGTTTACTGTTGTGTGGTGAGCTGCATTGAACGAATTACATGGCATTGGAATATTAAATCCAGATAAACCGGGAACTGATTTGTACTCTATGTTGATGTTTGGTGTCTTTCTGTTCCAAGTTTCCCAGgtttttttcctttggcttaTTCAGTAAGGCTGGTCCAACAATTAACCAGGTAAGGATATGTTTACTTCTTTCCTGTAGGTTAGTTGAAAAGTAAAAGTTCGCAGCAAAGTAACATCAGCTAATATACAGTAGCAGTCAAAGGTTTAGGAACAAAATGTccgagtgtgtgtgagagtgtgtccGAACCTTCGAGAGTGGCAACATCTACATGTACCAGGTTTTTATGCTGAAACTCTCCCTGCCTCTTTAGTGCAGAAAGAAGCAATCTGCAGTTTTTCTTTGTTAgacatgctgttttttttttgtctcgcctACTTTGAAGGAGAAAACTGGTCATTTgttgtttgggtttgaaatatatatttgacaCCGGTCCTggtaaatgttttattatttcaagAATACATACCTACAAATAGCCACTTCCGTGTTCAGTAGTCAACACTTGACTTTATTCAAGTATATCTAATATACCTGTacattttgatgtattttgctCATTGTCAACTTAAAGAGTTTATTCGCTTTTAATCAATCTCTCATATTGTACGCTCTCCTACCAGATTGAGGACACCTGCTTCAACATGATGTTTTTCGGAGAGGGATACTCAGAGGGCACAGACCCCCTACAGGGACCACCCAATGCCAAGATCTGCACTGAAGTTATGGGAGCAGGTATTTGTGCATAACTCATATGGTATTCCGATATCAACATTCTATTTTGAGTTTGTCAGCATGGTGCGTGAGTGGTTAGGGAGTCTTCTTAAGAGTCAAGAGGTCCCGGGCTTGACTCTGCGAGCCTTCCTGTGTGTAGTTGGGATATTCTCCCCTTGTTTATGTGGGTTGTCTCTGGgttctctggtttcctaccacatacAGAATCATGCATGTTGGGTTATTtgatcactctaaattgcccaatggtgtgtgtgtgtgtgtgtgtgagtgcttgAATGCGGTGATTCTCAAAAAGTGGAACCATTTGGGTGGGTCTCTTAAAGCTAGTAATAATTTTTACAcctatttttttattccaatttttATGGTACAGGAGTTGTACCAAGTTCCCACATGGAACATACAAGTAGTAAAATCAAGTAGAAATTTTACGTTGTTTGCTACCCACTAGTTTAACAAATACTGAGGCCTTTGATTGGCAGATGTCATGTCAAACAATACACCTTTGGTGATACAACGCATTTGAAAAGGCAGTTACTGTACATGTGTGCCAAAGAAACTAAGAAATTGTGTCCCCCAGGGTGAAAACTATTGAGAACCCCTTGTTTGAAGGTGCCCTAGTCAGATGGATTCAGCTCTGATTCACACTTGACCCTAATGATAAGTAGTGCTATGAAAACACAGATGTATGTTTGGATCGATATTTCCAATTAAGCTTAATTTTAAGATTGACAAAGTCACAACATTTGGAGGGAGATCATAATTTTCAGGAAAACTTACAAAATAACAGACAGAAAACTCATGAAAAAATGATTAAAGCCAGAAATGTTtagctttgtcttttttttgtgagaattCATGTTACTTTCCTGGCTGCTCAGTACAATATGTTTGAAGGCAAATTAGAAACCATTAATTTTAAAAGATGCATATATAACACAGTGATGTATTGTTTtaatgtgatgaaactcaccTCCAAGGCTTCTGCAGTAATCTCACGTTGCACTTTCAATATTTTATCAAGCAACATTAACTTATttacaaacttgcattcattaactgtgattgaaaaaaaaaatgaggatggGGTCGTCTACATGGAACGTACATGAaagcgattgcggtcacacttaacctccgtaaacctctggacagacagttatttttttattaacatgcattgttctcaaatgagccaatttggcattgtaCATGCTTTTTAGTAAtttcagattgagaagaataattcctacctgaaatgaagcaatcatTACACTGgtgcgtgtgtattttggttgggcaccatccatcgtgtttaattgccaaaatccatcgatattttctggtcttttcagctagtattccataaaatgatctctttgaatatttgtctcgtctgttgtgacaaccaaccgCACAACAgttctcgggtattgtaaataatgtctcccacaatgtcgaccagctctgtttgaccggcaatatggggccatgaaaatggtgacgtcacgtgcacgagctccatagggttacagtatttgaaaaatTGCCTGTAACAACCACAGAGGTTTTAGGCTGGTAATAGTTCAATATCTATTGTTTCCAGTGGGTAAATTTCAAAAGTCAAGCAAATCGAAAGGCGACCAACGTCTTGGGACAGCATGTTTGGGTCTGGAGCTTACATAGGAGTAAAGTACCACTGCACCCACTCTTAGTCTGTTGTGTCCCTAATTCCAATATACCTGTATTGAATTGTAACTAATCATATAtcctgttatttattttatttgcaaaaatattaaAGTAATGCTAAATAGTTGTCAatattaactgttttttttttcttttcaagagcCTGGTTATGTGGCCACTGTGATTGCTATGGTACAGGCAGCAGTTACTGTGCtgaaagaaaaacactcccTTCCCAGGAGGTTAGTCATGTCTCCTTCACACTACCTGACCCACcttcctaaaaaaaagaaaaaaaaaagaaaaactctcatacagtatgtgtgatGTGTTGATATCATTTCTTGGTATCCCTCCACCTCAATTTGGACAGGGGAGGCGTATACACACCAGGAAGTGCCTTCTACAAAACCAGTCTCATCGACCGCCTTCATAACCACGGCTTCAAGTTCTCGGTGAGAAGCTATGAGGAACCCGCTAAACCATAGGCACTTTATTATTTGTGCCTGTTCTGCTGGACCTGTCAAAAATGAGTGTAGCAGTAATTCTGAATCATGGAaatgacacaaacacactcaaagGGACTACTGCAACCAGCCATGCCTTTGCAGGCTTTTCTTTCAGTCAGTGTTGGTAGAAATATAAAACCTGCATCTAAAAAATAAGACTTATTAGGATTTGTTTGAGGAAAAATTGACAGCCATAGCACTGTTAATGTCCGGAAGCAGGTTCTAAACTGCTTTTGCTGTTTTCTTTGCAGGTACAATATCCATGTTCACATATTGCATGTAATCACTTGTGAGTCATGAGTCTGTGCAGCTGTGTCCAATGAGGCACCATGTTTTAATTCaggaaaatgttgcatttatgGTGTAAAATAGTAAATTCCATTTAACTAAAAACAACACTATTGTTATGCATGACTGAAATGCCAGAATAGTTACATTGTAAAGAATACAATCTTTTTGTCAAGTCTTGAAAAGTATTTGGAGATTAGAATAAAatctgcttttttcccccctcagtaATGTCTTCATGACTCATTGCTGGCTGTCTTTTTCATGTTTCACGTTCATGAAACAAGTGAAATTGCTGTTCACTGTGATTATATGTTCAATTGTGCCTTACATCTGGTCTAGAAcgaatttttaattttgtcttcaGAGTCTAGTAATCAATGATCTTCTGAGCTCAGTTGAGTTCTGGTTACTCTCCCTCTGGCCACTGAAACTTGTCGGCtcaataatatacagtactataCTTGAAGATAATAGCTTGAACGAAATGTGTGACTGGAtgacataaagaaaaaaaaaagtgaaactgatTGTCAAACCCAAGGTCCAGGGACCAGATTCGGACTACCATATCATTATGTGTGGCgtgcgaaagcaaatcatgtctGTCAACTGTAATAATTCTTTCTCAAATTTAttccaaaatacaaaattgttgTCACAATAAATAATGAGATAGTGCAAGTAGTGTTTTCATTACCAAAACCCTTTGAGAGTAACATGAACAATTCCTGAATAAACTAttatccttgacttctgatttcaaaagtgaTTTTCCATCAGTTAGATGTCTATGTATTACAAGATTAATGTGAGGCAATCAATCATTTATGGTACATGTTTTGACAGAGATaacgtccctctgagggaaatcataaccACGACGTGATACATCGATGTGTTAATCCTGATATTTCCGATTGGTCTGATGAGGAACAAATTAAGCAGCTATTTGATTTTGATACATTTGGAGTTGCAGGTTTTGTCTTTAGAGAGTGGAAAAGAAGACAAGAAAGATCGTTTTTGACATGACTTTTTGTTGCGCTTTGGTTCTGGATGACTTTTGATGTTTGGTGTTGTATAAACCATTGTACAGTTTTGatgacccgagttcaatcccggtcctcccccatgtgtggagtttgcatgttctctccgtgcctgcgtgggttttctccggggactctggtttcctctcacatcccaaaaacatgcatcattaattggacaccataaattgcccataggtgtgattgtgagtgtggctgtctccatgtgcctcgcgattggctggcaatcagttcagggtgtaacctgcctcctgcccgttgacagctgggataggctccagcactcccgcgagctgcgtgaggataagcggctaagaaaatggatggatggacgttttgTGAAGGTGAGAGGAAGCTGTAATACTTACACAAATACGGCAAAAGGCACaggacatgtaaactccacaatgGAAGGCAAGAACCTCAAAATGTGAGGTCAACATGCTAATCACTAGTTCACCATGCTGTCTCTTTAtttatacattaaaaatatagaaaataaaatcataaccATATCCCCAagcttgtgtttgttttttaaagaagaaaatcTGATTTTAGTAAAACTAAGCAAACTCAGTATGTCTCATTGTCTTCAGTTGAACTTCACCTACATTGCCAGGAAGTGTCAGTATTGCCcctccctgccccccccccgatgAATGAttaccctccacatcctggcgtGACAGTAGAGGTCATTTTATGCCTCTGAGGATGCAGAGACGGGATGTGGCGTGACAGCGGGTCACCCTGTGAGCTCTCTGGATATATTCCGTTTTTACAACCACTTGACTGTGGACATGGATATTTGAAGCGAATATTTGGCAGCCCCTGCTTGTTCCCCCATTCTCATTCTCAGGTTTTGAGTCAATGTGTGAGCCTTTTCCCTGTCTCATCTGCTTCTCATCCGGCAGCTCTCACCATCGCTCCAATTAACACCATCCAAAGAGTGGATGTGATGACAGAAC
This genomic window from Syngnathoides biaculeatus isolate LvHL_M chromosome 23, ASM1980259v1, whole genome shotgun sequence contains:
- the sccpdhb gene encoding saccharopine dehydrogenase b isoform X4 — translated: MQSPRRCLRIPAMPELSTGVDIIEADVSSKESLSIMCQQGLVILNCVGPYRFYGEPVVAACVENGAHYIDICGEPQFLERMQLDYHAKALERGVYVIGSCGFDSIPADLGILYTQSNFKGTLTAVESFLTISSGPEGSCGHDATWQSAVYGFADSSALHKLRRKFGHKPLPVVGTKVRPRGFVFFSKEIVQYAIPFMGSDPSVVKRTQRFLYQEECRSPVQYFAYVGVGGLWSVAKLFCGGLLFWIMVKFSIGRKLLTTFPRFFSFGLFSKAGPTINQIEDTCFNMMFFGEGYSEGTDPLQGPPNAKICTEVMGAEPGYVATVIAMVQAAVTVLKEKHSLPRRGGVYTPGSAFYKTSLIDRLHNHGFKFSVRSYEEPAKP
- the sccpdhb gene encoding saccharopine dehydrogenase b isoform X2; protein product: MEVVTSSRPYHIVIFGASGFTGKFVVEEVARYAADNTGENRFRWAVAGRSRQRLKGVLNQAADRLAMPELSTGVDIIEADVSSKESLSIMCQQGLVILNCVGPYRFYGEPVVAACVENGAHYIDICGEPQFLERMQLDYHAKALERGVYVIGSCGFDSIPADLGILYTQSNFKGTLTAVESFLTISSGPEGSCGHDATWQSAVYGFADSSALHKLRRKFGHKPLPVVGTKVRPRGFVFFSKEIVQYAIPFMGSDPSVVKRTQRFLYQEECRSPVQYFAYVGVGGLWSVAKLFCGGLLFWIMVKFSIGRKLLTTIEDTCFNMMFFGEGYSEGTDPLQGPPNAKICTEVMGAEPGYVATVIAMVQAAVTVLKEKHSLPRRGGVYTPGSAFYKTSLIDRLHNHGFKFSVRSYEEPAKP
- the sccpdhb gene encoding saccharopine dehydrogenase b isoform X3 gives rise to the protein MEVVTSSRPYHIVIFGASGFTGKFVVEEVARYAADNTGENRFRWAVAGRSRQRLKGVLNQAADRLAMPELSTGVDIIEADVSSKESLSIMCQQGLVILNCVGPYRFYGEPVVAACVENGAHYIDICGEPQFLERMQLDYHAKALERGVYVIGSCGFDSIPADLGILYTQSNFKGTLTAVESFLTISSGPEGSCGHDATWQSAVYGFADSSALHKLRRKFGHKPLPVVGTKVRPRGFVFFSKEIVQYAIPFMGSDPSVVKRTQRFLYQEECRSPFPRFFSFGLFSKAGPTINQIEDTCFNMMFFGEGYSEGTDPLQGPPNAKICTEVMGAEPGYVATVIAMVQAAVTVLKEKHSLPRRGGVYTPGSAFYKTSLIDRLHNHGFKFSVRSYEEPAKP
- the sccpdhb gene encoding saccharopine dehydrogenase b isoform X1 encodes the protein MEVVTSSRPYHIVIFGASGFTGKFVVEEVARYAADNTGENRFRWAVAGRSRQRLKGVLNQAADRLAMPELSTGVDIIEADVSSKESLSIMCQQGLVILNCVGPYRFYGEPVVAACVENGAHYIDICGEPQFLERMQLDYHAKALERGVYVIGSCGFDSIPADLGILYTQSNFKGTLTAVESFLTISSGPEGSCGHDATWQSAVYGFADSSALHKLRRKFGHKPLPVVGTKVRPRGFVFFSKEIVQYAIPFMGSDPSVVKRTQRFLYQEECRSPVQYFAYVGVGGLWSVAKLFCGGLLFWIMVKFSIGRKLLTTFPRFFSFGLFSKAGPTINQIEDTCFNMMFFGEGYSEGTDPLQGPPNAKICTEVMGAEPGYVATVIAMVQAAVTVLKEKHSLPRRGGVYTPGSAFYKTSLIDRLHNHGFKFSVRSYEEPAKP
- the sccpdhb gene encoding saccharopine dehydrogenase b isoform X5, with amino-acid sequence MPELSTGVDIIEADVSSKESLSIMCQQGLVILNCVGPYRFYGEPVVAACVENGAHYIDICGEPQFLERMQLDYHAKALERGVYVIGSCGFDSIPADLGILYTQSNFKGTLTAVESFLTISSGPEGSCGHDATWQSAVYGFADSSALHKLRRKFGHKPLPVVGTKVRPRGFVFFSKEIVQYAIPFMGSDPSVVKRTQRFLYQEECRSPVQYFAYVGVGGLWSVAKLFCGGLLFWIMVKFSIGRKLLTTFPRFFSFGLFSKAGPTINQIEDTCFNMMFFGEGYSEGTDPLQGPPNAKICTEVMGAEPGYVATVIAMVQAAVTVLKEKHSLPRRGGVYTPGSAFYKTSLIDRLHNHGFKFSVRSYEEPAKP
- the sccpdhb gene encoding saccharopine dehydrogenase b isoform X6, with the translated sequence MCPAKNLCPSCANRVWLFSTVWVRFYGEPVVAACVENGAHYIDICGEPQFLERMQLDYHAKALERGVYVIGSCGFDSIPADLGILYTQSNFKGTLTAVESFLTISSGPEGSCGHDATWQSAVYGFADSSALHKLRRKFGHKPLPVVGTKVRPRGFVFFSKEIVQYAIPFMGSDPSVVKRTQRFLYQEECRSPVQYFAYVGVGGLWSVAKLFCGGLLFWIMVKFSIGRKLLTTFPRFFSFGLFSKAGPTINQIEDTCFNMMFFGEGYSEGTDPLQGPPNAKICTEVMGAEPGYVATVIAMVQAAVTVLKEKHSLPRRGGVYTPGSAFYKTSLIDRLHNHGFKFSVRSYEEPAKP